The nucleotide window TGCGCGCGCTGCGTGCCGCCGGTGTGGACATTCGCGGATTGGCGCACATCACCGGCGGGGGCGTGTTCGACAATGTGCCGCGCATTTTGCCGGAAGGGCTGGGTGTGCGTGTGCGCTTGGGCACCTGGCCTGTGCCGCCCATCTTCACACTCATTCAGCACAAGGGGCATGTGGCGCGTGAAGAAATGTTCCATGTTTTCAACATGGGGCTGGGCATGCTCGCCGTCGTCCCCGAAGCGGAGGCGGAACGGGCGGTGCAGGTGCTGGGTGTTGAAGAATGTTTCATCGTCGGGCGTGTGGTGGCGGAGCCCGGCGTTCAACTCGTCAATTGAGGGGCTGGCATATGGAGACGAAACGTCGGCTGGTCGTCATGATTTCGGGGTCGGGGACAAATTTGCAAGCCATTCTGGATGCTTGCGCAGAGGGGCGCTTGCCCGCCGAAGTGGTGCTGGTTGTCTCCAATCGCAAACAGGCGTTTGGCTTGCAACGGGCGGCGCGCGCCGGCGTCCCCACGCTCTACTTTCCGCTGAAACCGTACAAAGAGGCTGGGCGCTCACGCGAAGAATACGACCGCGACCTTGCCGAGCAGGTGGCGCAGTGGTCGCCCGACCTGATTGTGCTGGCGGGCTGGATGCACATCCTCAGCCCCGCCTTTCTGGACCGCTTCCCGAACCGTGTCATCAATCTTCATCCGGCGTTGCCGGGCATGTTTCCGGGAACGCATGCGATTCAACGCGCGTTCGAGGCATACCAGCGCGGCGAAATTGAGGCGAGCGGGTGCATGGTGCATTACGTCATTCCCGAAGTGGACGCTGGTCCTGTGATTGCGACGGCGCGCGTGCCGATTTTTCCCGAAGATACGCTGGAAACGTTCGAGCAGCGCATGCACGAAACCGAGCATCGCTTGATTGTGGAAGCCACACACAAAGCGTTGGAAGCCTTGCCTGTCTGACATCTGGGAGAGAAACCAGCAAGACCCGTCGGGGTGCACCAGCCTGGCGGGTCTTTTTTTCTTGGGCTATGCGTTGCGGTGCGCGAGAAGTGTTTCCAGAAGCGCGCGTAGCGACTCGTCTTCAACAACGCCCGCGGCTGATTGGTAGAACTCGTGCAGGTCGAGGTGGAGCAAACGCTCGTACACAAAGGCTTGCAGCGCCATTTCGAGGCGGTCGAGTTGGCGCACGAACTGCGCTTCGGGCGTGTCGTTGCGCTCGTAGCGTTCCCACATATCGAGAAGCGCCGCGCCGTTGGGCAGGTTGCGCACAATGGCGCGCACGCCGTCCGCTTCGCGGTGGTGTTTGTCGTCGGGGTGGATGGCGTCTTCGGGGGTGAAATCGCCGGCAATGGCTTCGCCCAAATCGTGAATGAGCGCCATGGAAAGGACGGTTTGCGCGTCCAGGTGGGGGAACTGCGGGAGCAGAAACAGCGCCAGCAGCGCCACGCCGAACGTATGCTCGGCGACGCTTTCTGCCAAGTTGGGGGGCACATCCCGCCGCAGCCACCCCTGGCGGTACAACTGCTTCAACTGAGCGGCTTGTACGTAGGCACGCACCAGGGGCGGCAGGTCTCTCATGTCGGCTGCATTGAGCGGTGGGTGTTTGCGCTGCATGGGGTTAGGATGGGCGAATAATCTCGACGACTTCGATATCGAACGTCAAATCCTTCCCTGCGAGTGGGTGGTTGGCGTCCAGCGTCACGGTTTCATCGTCGAACGCTGTCACCGTCACGACGAAACTTTGCCCGGTTGGTTCGCGCACCTGCAACTGCATGCCAATTTCCGGCTCGATGTCGGGGGGCAATTGGTTGCGCGGAATGACCACCACCAAATCCTCGCGATGTTCGCCGTAGGCTTCACTGGCGGGAATGGTGACGCTGCGCGTTTCGCCTTCTTCCATTCCTTCAACGGCTTGCTCGAAGCCCGGGATCACCTGTTCGGCGCCCACCGTAAATTCGAGCGGCTCACGACCTTCGGAACTGTCGAAAACCGTGCCGTCGTCGAGTTTGCCGGTGTAGTGGACGCGGACGGTATCACCTTTTTGTACCTTGGACATAAGGAACTCCTTTCGTTTGTGGAACAACCAACGGTACAAGTGTATCTTAGCCGTAAATGCGGTTTTTGAATAATCGGCATGTGGAAGGAAAGTGTCTCGCAGTTGCTCAAATGTTCAAACGTGTTTACCATGCTCAATCCCTCTTTTGGCAAAATGGTGATAGAGTGAGATTGAGGAGGCTGACGATGACGTCCGTACGCAAACCGACCATTCTGGTCACGAACGATGACGGTATTTCTTCGGCAGGTATCCGCGTGTTGTGGCAGGCGCTCAAACGCTTTGCCGATGTGGTGGTAGTCGCGCCCGACCACAACTGGTCGGCGGCGGGACACGCCAAAACCATTCACAAGCCGCTGCGCGCCGAACAAGTCACCCTCGACCCCGACATTGAGATGTGGACGAGCACGGGCGCGCCAAGCGACTGCGTGGCGTTGGCGCTCAACGGGTTGATTGAACGCCCGATTGACCTTGTGGTGAGCGGCGTCAACCAGGGGCCTAACCTGGGGCAGGACATTACCTACAGCGGCACACTGGCGGCGGCGTTCGAGGCGCTGATTTCGGGCGTGCCGGCGGTGGCTGTGTCCAGCATGAACTTCAAGGACGATGAAGACTTGATGCGCCCGGCGGCTGAATTCGCCGCGCGGCTGGTGGAATACGTCTGGACGAACCAACTGCTCAATGGCGTCGTGCTCAACGTGAACTACCCCAACAACGGCGGTCCGCGGGGCGTGCAAGTGACGCGCTTGGGGCGGCGCTCGTATCGCGATAAAATGGTGAAGCGCATTGACCCGCGCGGACGCCCCTATTACTGGCTGGGCGGCGATTTGCTGAGCGGCGACAACGCTGAACCTGGTACCGATATCCGCGCTATCCGCGACGGGTACGTCTCCATCACGCCTATCCACCTGGACATGACGAACTACACGTTCTTGGAAAAGATGCAATCGTGGCCGTTGGAGACGTTGCTTGCCTGACCGAACCGACCGAACAGGACGCGACTTGTGAGTGATGAGCGAGACATTCTCGGCACCGCCTACGACCCGCACCTGATGCGGCGTTTGCTGGGCGAATTGCGCCCATTCTGGGGACGCATTGGGTTGGCGCTGGTCTTCATGTTTTTGGCGAGCGCTGCCAACGTCGCCGGTCCGGTTTTCATTCAGCGCGCGGTGGACGATGCGCTGGTGCACCAGAATGGGCGCTTGCTCCTCATCTACGTTGGGTTGTTTTTGGGGGCGGCGTTGGTGGAGTGGTGGGCAACCCGCGCCCGTATCGCCATTATGGCGGTGGTGGGCACGCGGCTGGTGTGCGATATTCGCGAGCGCCTGTTTGCCCACTTGCACACCCTTTCGCTCAACTTCTACAACAAGTTTGCCATTGGGCGGCTCATGTCGCGGCTCATCAACGATGTGGGCGTCTTGCAGGATTTCGTCACCTGGGCGATTCTGGGCGTCTTCCGCGATATTTTCTTGCTGGCGGGTACGGTGCTCGCCATGCTCGCGCTCAACTGGCAATTGTCGCTGGCGGCGTTTGCCACCATGCCCATCATGGTGTGGGCGACGCGCGTATGGCGGCGGCATGTGCGCGAGGCGTACCGCACGGTGCGCCAGCGCATTGCTGTGCTCAACGGCTACCTGAACGAGAGTATCACGGGCATTCGCGTCACCAAAGCCTTTGTACGTGAAGCCCGCAACATTGCCCACTTTGACGAGTTGAACCGCGCCCATTTCCGCGCCAACGAACGCGCCGGATGGTTGGCGGCGGTCTTCTTTCCGGCGGTGGATATGCTCAGCGCCGTCTCGCTGGTGCTGGTGATTGGCTACGGGGGGATGCGCGTGTTGGGCGGCTCGCTCACGCCGGGCGTGCTGATTGCGTTTGCGCTCTACGTGGAGCGTTTCTTCAACCCCATTCGCGACCTTGCTCAGCGCTACAACACTTTCCAGAGCGCCATGGTCGCCAGCGAGCGAATTTACCAGCTGCTGGATACGCAACCGGATTTGCGCGACGCCCCCGATGCGATTGAACTTCCCCCCATCAAGGGGCGTGTCGAGTTTGACCATGTCTGGTTTGCCTATGGCGACAATCAGCCGGTGTTGCAAGATATCGTGCTGACCGCTGAACCGGGGGAGACGATTGCGCTGGTGGGGGAAACCGGCGCGGGCAAAAGCACGCTGGTGCAGCTCATCCCCCGCTTTTTCGATGTCACGCATGGCGCCATTCGCATTGACGGCTACGATGTGCGCCAAGTCACCCGCGCCAGTCTGCGCCGCCAAATGGGTATCGTGCTGCAAACTACCTTCCTGTTCAGCGGCACCGTGCGCGAGAACATTCGCTACGGTCGCCTGGACGCCACCGATGAGGAAGTGGAAGCGGCGGCGCGTGCGGTGGGGGCGCACACCTTCATCGAAAAATTGCCCCAGGGGTACGAGACCGAGGTGGGCGAAAACGGCGTCAACCTGAGCGTGGGGCAGCGGCAGGTGCTCAACTTTGCGCGCGCCCTGCTCGCCGACCCGGCGCTCATCATTCTGGATGAAGCTACGTCGAGCGTGGATACCGCCACGGAGATGCTTATTCAGCAGGCGATTGCCCGGCTGCTGGCTGGGCGCACGGCGTTCATCATCGCCCACCGCCTCAGCACCATCGTCAACGCCGACCGCATTGTGGTGCTCGACCATGGGCGTATCGTGGAAATGGGCACACATGAGGCATTGCTGGCGCAACGTGGG belongs to Ardenticatena maritima and includes:
- a CDS encoding HD domain-containing protein; the protein is MRDLPPLVRAYVQAAQLKQLYRQGWLRRDVPPNLAESVAEHTFGVALLALFLLPQFPHLDAQTVLSMALIHDLGEAIAGDFTPEDAIHPDDKHHREADGVRAIVRNLPNGAALLDMWERYERNDTPEAQFVRQLDRLEMALQAFVYERLLHLDLHEFYQSAAGVVEDESLRALLETLLAHRNA
- a CDS encoding FKBP-type peptidyl-prolyl cis-trans isomerase; translated protein: MSKVQKGDTVRVHYTGKLDDGTVFDSSEGREPLEFTVGAEQVIPGFEQAVEGMEEGETRSVTIPASEAYGEHREDLVVVIPRNQLPPDIEPEIGMQLQVREPTGQSFVVTVTAFDDETVTLDANHPLAGKDLTFDIEVVEIIRPS
- the purN gene encoding phosphoribosylglycinamide formyltransferase; its protein translation is METKRRLVVMISGSGTNLQAILDACAEGRLPAEVVLVVSNRKQAFGLQRAARAGVPTLYFPLKPYKEAGRSREEYDRDLAEQVAQWSPDLIVLAGWMHILSPAFLDRFPNRVINLHPALPGMFPGTHAIQRAFEAYQRGEIEASGCMVHYVIPEVDAGPVIATARVPIFPEDTLETFEQRMHETEHRLIVEATHKALEALPV
- the surE gene encoding 5'/3'-nucleotidase SurE, producing MTSVRKPTILVTNDDGISSAGIRVLWQALKRFADVVVVAPDHNWSAAGHAKTIHKPLRAEQVTLDPDIEMWTSTGAPSDCVALALNGLIERPIDLVVSGVNQGPNLGQDITYSGTLAAAFEALISGVPAVAVSSMNFKDDEDLMRPAAEFAARLVEYVWTNQLLNGVVLNVNYPNNGGPRGVQVTRLGRRSYRDKMVKRIDPRGRPYYWLGGDLLSGDNAEPGTDIRAIRDGYVSITPIHLDMTNYTFLEKMQSWPLETLLA
- a CDS encoding ABC transporter ATP-binding protein, which produces MSDERDILGTAYDPHLMRRLLGELRPFWGRIGLALVFMFLASAANVAGPVFIQRAVDDALVHQNGRLLLIYVGLFLGAALVEWWATRARIAIMAVVGTRLVCDIRERLFAHLHTLSLNFYNKFAIGRLMSRLINDVGVLQDFVTWAILGVFRDIFLLAGTVLAMLALNWQLSLAAFATMPIMVWATRVWRRHVREAYRTVRQRIAVLNGYLNESITGIRVTKAFVREARNIAHFDELNRAHFRANERAGWLAAVFFPAVDMLSAVSLVLVIGYGGMRVLGGSLTPGVLIAFALYVERFFNPIRDLAQRYNTFQSAMVASERIYQLLDTQPDLRDAPDAIELPPIKGRVEFDHVWFAYGDNQPVLQDIVLTAEPGETIALVGETGAGKSTLVQLIPRFFDVTHGAIRIDGYDVRQVTRASLRRQMGIVLQTTFLFSGTVRENIRYGRLDATDEEVEAAARAVGAHTFIEKLPQGYETEVGENGVNLSVGQRQVLNFARALLADPALIILDEATSSVDTATEMLIQQAIARLLAGRTAFIIAHRLSTIVNADRIVVLDHGRIVEMGTHEALLAQRGRYYRLYTMQFRDSAA